A section of the Phaseolus vulgaris cultivar G19833 chromosome 8, P. vulgaris v2.0, whole genome shotgun sequence genome encodes:
- the LOC137825446 gene encoding putative pectinesterase 10, with protein sequence MEMFSGTMRFLLILFFSCLFCHGKATDCGGKSVAQTIVVDQQGKAAFTTVQAAIDSVKSNNDQWVKIHIKPGLYIERVTIPYEKPCIILEGESSSTTTISYSDHPSINNNATFTSSSSNVVASGITFKNSYNLANTIYEPKDVGSEPIEPATAARIYGDKSFFYNCSFVGYQDTLFDAYGRHYYKDCYIEGEIDFIFGSAQSYYEVNYTNNCLMDVVGRDPNLPGFVTAQGRSSSDDAGGFVFEGGSIRGNGKVNLGRAWRAYSRVIFHQTYFDSIITPEGWVAWNASDNASTTTYAEIDCKGPGADSSKRVPWTKKLSYSEMNDFSFTSFINKDGWFDNLPTIS encoded by the exons TGCACAAACGATCGTTGTTGATCAACAAGGCAAAGCAGCATTCACAACAGTTCAAGCCGCCATTGATTCTGTAAAAAGCAACAATGATCAATGGGTTAAGATTCATATAAAACCTGGCTTATACAT AGAAAGGGTTACTATTCCCTACGAAAAGCCATGCATAATTTTAGAAGGAGAGAGTAGCTCAACAACAACCATTAGTTACTCAGATCACCCTTCAATAAATAACAACGCTACATTCACTTCTTCATCATCGAATGTTGTTGCAAGTGGCATTACTTTTAAG AACTCATATAATTTGGCGAATACAATATATGAACCGAAAGATGTAGGAAGTGAACCAATCGAACCAGCAACTGCAGCAAGAATATATGGAGACAAATCTTTCTTCTATAATTGTAGTTTTGTAGGTTATCAAGACACTTTATTTGATGCATATGGACGTCATTACTATAAAGATTGTTACATTGAAGGTGAAATCGATTTTATATTTGGTTCAGCACAATCTTATTATGAGGTCAATTACactaat aaTTGTTTGATGGATGTTGTGGGGAGAGATCCAAATTTACCAGGCTTTGTTACAGCTCAGGGACGAAGTTCATCCGATGATGCAGGTGGTTTTGTATTTGAAGGAGGTTCCATTAGAGGAAATGGTAAAGTGAATTTAGGAAGAGCATGGCGAGCCTACTCTAGAGTCATATTTCATCAAACTTATTTTGATTCCATTATAACTCCCGAAGGATGGGTTGCTTGGAATGCTTCCGACAATGC GAGCACCACCACTTATGCTGAGATTGATTGCAAAGGACCAGGAGCTGATAGTTCAAAGCGTGTACCATGGACGAAGAAACTAAGTTATTCAGAAATGaatgatttttcttttacatcTTTTATCAATAAAGATGGATGGTTTGACAATTTACCCACAATATCCTAA